CGATCAGGGTAATGAAGCAAAAATGACTGTTACTGTTGTCGCTGCCGCTGCTGGAGAGTAAAGAATAAGGTACACAATTAAAAAATTTAAAGCAAGCCTTCGGGCTTGCTTTTTTTTGCTTGCCAGTAAAGGAAAGCGGATAATGGGGAATCCGTTCATCTTTCATCCTAAAAGGAACGCGATTGCTTTTCTTTATCGGTCTTATTTTAAAACCTCAAAACATTAACAAAATAAATTGGGACATTTTTTAAGAATTGAATGTAAACGTTAACATTTTTTTTTATTTTTATCGCTGTATTAGAGTGCTCGATTGAATATTTGATATCGACCTTGAGATAAGTGGTAAGTCCTCTTGTTATTTATTTAAAGTTGCGGCTGTGTTAAGTGATTTTAATTAAGCTGTTTGCGTATGTTTTCTGCTTTCGGCAAGTCTCCACAGAGAGGTTGTGATTTGGAGAACAGATAATAAAAAGCTTGTAAACGTTATCATGTTTTTTGTTTTACTTTCGGTAAAATGGATCGCGCTCCATATTCGGTGAGTTTTTTAGTAACCTGATTTTTGTCTAACTTACACATACATATTTATATTATTACTAATTTAAATCATAAAATTCTATGAGAAAAGGTCTTTATTCTAAGTTAGTTTCGGAGTATAGCGGACTACCTTTTCCGGCGAAACTGACATGTTTGCTTGTTGCTTTCATGTTGTTTACATATACACAAGTTACTGCATCGGTTGGTCTTCTTGCTTCAACTGTTACTATCGAAGTTTCAAATGAGAAGGTGTCAACCATTTTACGCGAAATCGAAGAGCATACCGGTTGCCAATTTATTTACGAAAGTAATACGGTAGATCTTAATTATTTGACAAGCATTAAGGCTGATGATGAACTGATTGATGCTGTCTTAACAGAGCTTCTTGCCGGGCAAAACCTAAAGTACCGTCTTGCTGACGGGAATAAGATTATTATTATGTCGGAAAATAGCCGGGAGACTATTATGCAAGCTGCAGATGTTATTAAGGTAACAGGAGTTATTCAAGATGAAACAGGACCACTTCCGGGCGTTACTGTAGTCATCTCAGGAACGACAAACGGTACCATAACCGATCTCGATGGGAAATATTCACTTTCTGGAGTTCCGGCAAACGGTTCTATTACTTTCTCCTTCATTGGAATGGAAACTCAGACAATTGAAGTTAAGGGGAGAACGTCCATTGACGTGACGATGAGTGCAGGAAATATAGCTCTGGATGAAGTTATTGCAGTCGGTTATGGAACACAGACAAAGGGATCGTTAACTGCAGCGGTTGAACAAGTTTCAGCAAAGGAGATTTCGGAACTTCCGGTGTCAAATTTATCGGAGTCATTGCAAGGGGTTATTCCCGGTCTGAACATCAGTAATGTGTCCAGCCGCCCTGGTCAGGCTGCCGATGTAAGTATTCGTCAGACCTTCAGCCTTTCAAAAGATGGTGGTAACTCTGTTCCACTTGTCATTATTGATGATGTGATGCAGCTGGATGCGAATACGGGTCTTCCCACCCTTGATCAGTTCAACAACCTGGATCCATCGGAGATTGAAGACATTACCGTGCTTAAAGATGCTAGTGCCGCTATTTACGGAGCCCGTGCTGCACAGGGAGCAATTATAGTAACAACCAAGCGAGGAAAAAAAGGAAAGCCTAGAATTTCCTATTCAGGGCAGATGACCTACAATGATGCCATCAGTCATGGAAAGACCTTAGATGGTAAAGAATATGGCAACTATTGGAATACGCTTGTGGATATTACCGGTGATGCAGAAGCAAACGACCTATACTCGATCAACGAACTTTATGATATGTCTCAAGCTGATTACAACTGGCTTGACGAAGCCTGGAAAGCGAGTATAACGCAACGCCACTCGTTAGGGGTTAGTGGCGGGTCGGATAGGGCTACTTACTATGCCGGACTTTCAGTATTTGACCAGGGAGCGAATTTAGGTTCACAGGACTATCAGCGTTATAACTTCCGAGCCAACGTATCGGTAGATGTTGCCAATGGGTTGAAGTTTACATCGAACCTGAGCGCAAACAAAGGAACGCTTGAACGTTCATATACCAAATCAAGCTCAGGTATCAGAAATGGTTATGCTGAAGGAACACGAAGCGATTATGCCCCTTTATTGCATATGCCTGGTCATATTCCATGGCAAGTTGAATATCAGGGAGAGGAATACTTCTTTTCACCATTAATGGGAACCACAATTGCAACCACGGCCTCGTCGATCAATTCAAAAACGAGCATGGCAGGATGGAACTATTTTGCCAATGAGGCTTCAGGGGCCAAGTCAGCTGAAGAATCGATGTCGTATAATGCTAATTTTGGGTTGGAGTACAAAGTCCCTTTCATTAAGGGGTTATCAGTGAAAGCAACATACAGCATTCAACAAAGTTACACCGAGGGTGACCAGGTCGCACTCCCAGTGGAATTATTATATCAGGAAAACACCGATGTAGCGAATAATCATCTTTATAACCCGAATGGCAATTTTGGTGTGGGTGTAAATAATGCAGGAGGTGATTTACAGATTCTGTACGATTCAAACTACAATAAAAGAGATCAATACAACTTCTATTTGAATTATTCGGGAGAATTTGGTGAGCATACGGTCTCAGCTATGGCAGCAGTTGAACGTTCCGAAGGCTACAGAAGTAGCCAACGTCAGATATATTCAAACCCGGACGATCCGTATTTAGGAGGTAGTTCTACAGCCGGAGATATTCAGGATGGTTCTTATATTATGAGATACCAAAATGCTTCGATGTCTTACATTGGTCGTGTAAACTATTCTTACAAAAACCGCTATTTAGCATCATTTTTACTTAGAACCGACGCTTCTACCAAGTTTGCACCGGAAAACTATTGGGCTATGTTTCCTTCCTTATCAATAGGTTGGATACTATCTGAGGAGCCGTGGTTTGAAAGTGCTCTGTCTTGGGTTGATTATTTAAAAGTTCGCTATTCTGTTGGTATTACCGGTAAGGACAACATTCGTGCCTGGTTGTGGCTTCAGCAGTATGACTACTCCAACGATGGAGGTATTGGATTTGGTGAAGACGGAGGAAATAGAGTTGAAGGGTTAAAACCAGGAAAAACACCTAATCGCGATGTTCAGTGGGATAAAACTTATAAGAACAACTTTGGAATTGATGCAAGTGTGTTGGATAATCGCTTGAGCCTTGGCTTCGATTTTTATTATGATATGTTGAGAGATATGTTGACAGTAATGAGCGCTCAACTTGGCTCTCCGATTACAACTGGAGGTGCTTTTACGGAACAAAATTTTAGTTCGATTGATGCTTGGGGATACGAAGCTAAGCTTCAATGGAGAGATAAGATTAATAACGATCTTCGCTATAGCATTGGTATAAACTTTGGACATGGCTATAACAAAGTCGTGAAGTATTTTGATTCAAACTACCGCTATCCGGCCGATATTCGGATGAAGGAAGGGGAGTCAACCATCCGTCCGTCTTATGGTTATAAGGTCTGGAGGGAAACATCTGGTGGCGATGGCATATTACGTACACAGGAAGACATCGACAACTATTGGGAATACCTGTCGCAAAATTCTGCAGCTGCCGGTAGTGATGGCGCTTATTACTTTGGTGCAACAGATAAGAGTCAAATGCGATTGGGTAACCTAGCCTACCAAGATCGTTATGGAAAGCCTGCCGAAGATGGTTCGATGACCGAAGCAGACGGACGTATTGGAGAAGATGGTAGCCAGGATTTTTACGAGCTTGAAAAAGCAAATTCCCGCCATGGTTTCGTCACCAATTTGGGGGTCACCTATAAGTCATTCAGATTAAAAACACAAATCAGCACCTCGTGGGGAGGAGTAAGGTATATAGATCGGGTACAATCATATACCGACGAATTCTTCTGGAATCCAGAGTCTTTCTGGGCTGATATGTACTCGCCTGACACTCCCATGGTCGGAAGTTACCCCATTTCATCGGAATCAGGTAACTTAAGGGAGTCGGACTTCTGGACAGTGAACTCGTTTAGATGTTTTATAAGAAATATTTCGCTAAGTTATGATTTGCCAAAAAATTGGATGAACTCAATTGGAGTTGAACGGGCAGCCTTTACCCTCACAGGGTATAATATGTGGGATTTTTATAATCCATATCCGGATAAATATCGGAATATGTACGACTCGTCAACCTCTGGGTATCCTACTTTGCGCTCTTGGTCACTGGGAGTAAATGTTTCATTCTAATGAGGATATAGATGGTTATATTTTAATATTAAAGACTATTCAAATGAAAAATATACTGAAACATATAATATTAGGGCTGGCTTTTTTGACAATACTAAACTCTTGTAGTGATGAATTTCTTAGAGAAGCCGGGCCAATTGATCGCTTTGGTGATGATATTTTCAAAAGTGAATCCCTGATGGATCGCCACCTGGCGACTCTTTATTCTTACTACTTTGCCGGTTTTAACTCGCCGGATCGTCATCTGGTTGGATATTATACGAACATGCCGTCCCGCTTGACTGATGAACGGGGAGGAGGGATTTCTTCTTACAAATGGATACAAACAAACGCGTCATTTTCAAGTGGTGATGATTCCATGTTCCCTTCATATATTGGTCCCGACCGCTTGGGGAGCTCAATAACGAACTATTCGTATGACCGCATTCGATATGTAACAGATGTTCTTGAAAAGATCGATTCTTACAGTGATGGTGCACTTTCAGAAAGCTACATTAATAAAGTCAAGGGGCAGATGTATTATCTGCGCGGAATTCAATACTATGACCTGATGAAAGTCTATGGCGGGGTACCAATTATAACAACCGTTCAGACTTCTTCCAGTGATGATCCTTCTATTAAGATTCCTCGCTCTTCAACCGGCGAGACTGTAGCACAAATTATTGCAGATTTGGATAGTGCGGCTACCTTACTTCCTGGTACGTGGAACAATCCTGCGGAGAACTACGGACGTCCAACGTCTTGTTCTGCAATGGCTCAGAAAGTTCGTGTCTTGTTAACTTATGCGAGTCCGCTGTTTAACTCCAATTGGGAAGACGCTGGCAGATGGCAGGATGTTATTAATGCAGGATTGGAAGCTGAAGCTGCATTACAGGCTGAAGGTTATGGACTGTACGGAAATTCGATCAAAGATTGGGAAGAAATGTTGAGTGCGTCATCTTACGATGCTCCCGGTAATATGGAAGCGATTGTGATTCAGTTGCTCAATGCCCCTGAAAGCGGATCAAGTAATGCTTACCAAAACGGATGGGAAAATAGCTTGCGTTTGCCCAGTCAGGGAGGTAACAGTGGTGTCGCTGTTCCTCGCGATATGATTGATTTGTTTCCCATGGCCAGTGGTGCTCGTCCGACACCAGCGAATGGCTATGATTCGTTTAAATTCTTTTTAAACCGGGATCCTCGTTTCTACCGTACATTCGCTTTTAATGGTGTGATTTGGCCATATCAGGAAAATACGAAAGATACCTTATATACTTACATGTGGCAATCCGGACAATCTAATTATTTTGCTGGAGAGAATAATGATATTGCCAGCCCTGTTTTTGTTCGTAAGATGTCTGGCGATGCTGACGCATCAAGTGAGAACTACGATTTATCGGGAATTAACATCATGGAGTATCGCTATGCCGAATTTCTGTTAATCATGGCTGAAGCGTATGCCGGTGTCGGCAATACTGGAATGACCGCGCAATACATTAACCGAGTGCGCAACAGAGTAGGAGCAGGAGAGGTTGATAAGCCAGGTACGAAAATGGAAGCGTTTAACGCGGTGTTGTACGAACGCCAGGTCGAATTAGCCTATGAAGGTAAACGCTTTTGGGATATGCACCGCTGGATGTTGTTTAACGATGGTGGCGATAATGTCATCTCAACCAACGCTACCTGTAGTAAAATTGGTGTAAAACCGTTGAAAGGAGGAGCTCGCAGAGGTTATTTTCTGAAGTACACTGGTACAGTTTCAGGCAAAGATGATCCGATTGCCGAAGAAGACTTGGTGGCAGCCAATCCAAACTCAGAAGATTTTCAAAATCAACTGGAGGATTTGGCCGAGTGGTATGATGCTAATTTTGAAGAAGCAGAATTGACTAATTATATGGATCAATATTTGCAAGAACAGAATGTATATACCTGGAATAACAACTACTATGTGAGTGGTTTCCGCTCAAACTTACTTACTCAGAACGATTGGCTAGAGCAAACAAAAGGATGGGATGATGCCAGTGGTTCTCCGGGGATATTCGATTTCCGAGGGGAATAACACATGAGCTTCTTCAAAAGAAATTGTTAATATTGAATCCTTTAAATTTAAGAATATGAAGAAAATTATAAACTACTTAATACTATTTGGGGCGATAATGAGTGCCTCTGTGGTATTCAATGCATGTAAAGATGAATTAGAGGATGATGGTGGAGTATTCATTTTTCAGCCTATCAACCTAACCTATTCACTCAATGATACTTTAAATAGTCCCATATACAATATGGGACGTTACACTTGGGAAGATCGTTCCGAAACACCGACTACGCATTATGTAGTGACTACCTATAGAGGGCTTATCGAAGAAGGCGGGACTCCGATTACAACAGTTAAAGACGTTCCTCATATTGATGGTGTTAATAATTACAATGTCCTGGTTGATGAAGAACTCCTTAGTGGAACAACCTATGAGACTGAAATAATGCCCTACATGAACGAAACTCCAGGCAACGCGAATACGATTGTATTCGAATCTCTTATTGAAGACATTATAGGTAGTAGCACAAAAGTAGCAACTACAGCAACAACGGCTACCTTTAAATGGAAAGTGAGTGCCGCCGGAGTGGCGAAGAAAATTGTTGTTACGCCAAACGAAAATGATTTGAACCCTGGTGCGGAAGAAGAGGCTGTTGTCGTCGAACAAGATATTCCTTCAGATGCCACAACAGTGACTGTAGAGGATTTAGTGCCCTTTACCGGTTATATCGGCGAGCTCATTGATAAAGATGGTGGTGTTGTCGGACGTTATACCTTGAAAACATCTATGGCAGGAGGTTTAGTTGTTAAAAATAGCTCTGAACTTGAGGCAGCTATAGAAGAGTTGATGATGAGCGGCGGCGCTATATCGTTATC
The window above is part of the uncultured Sunxiuqinia sp. genome. Proteins encoded here:
- a CDS encoding SusC/RagA family TonB-linked outer membrane protein; amino-acid sequence: MRKGLYSKLVSEYSGLPFPAKLTCLLVAFMLFTYTQVTASVGLLASTVTIEVSNEKVSTILREIEEHTGCQFIYESNTVDLNYLTSIKADDELIDAVLTELLAGQNLKYRLADGNKIIIMSENSRETIMQAADVIKVTGVIQDETGPLPGVTVVISGTTNGTITDLDGKYSLSGVPANGSITFSFIGMETQTIEVKGRTSIDVTMSAGNIALDEVIAVGYGTQTKGSLTAAVEQVSAKEISELPVSNLSESLQGVIPGLNISNVSSRPGQAADVSIRQTFSLSKDGGNSVPLVIIDDVMQLDANTGLPTLDQFNNLDPSEIEDITVLKDASAAIYGARAAQGAIIVTTKRGKKGKPRISYSGQMTYNDAISHGKTLDGKEYGNYWNTLVDITGDAEANDLYSINELYDMSQADYNWLDEAWKASITQRHSLGVSGGSDRATYYAGLSVFDQGANLGSQDYQRYNFRANVSVDVANGLKFTSNLSANKGTLERSYTKSSSGIRNGYAEGTRSDYAPLLHMPGHIPWQVEYQGEEYFFSPLMGTTIATTASSINSKTSMAGWNYFANEASGAKSAEESMSYNANFGLEYKVPFIKGLSVKATYSIQQSYTEGDQVALPVELLYQENTDVANNHLYNPNGNFGVGVNNAGGDLQILYDSNYNKRDQYNFYLNYSGEFGEHTVSAMAAVERSEGYRSSQRQIYSNPDDPYLGGSSTAGDIQDGSYIMRYQNASMSYIGRVNYSYKNRYLASFLLRTDASTKFAPENYWAMFPSLSIGWILSEEPWFESALSWVDYLKVRYSVGITGKDNIRAWLWLQQYDYSNDGGIGFGEDGGNRVEGLKPGKTPNRDVQWDKTYKNNFGIDASVLDNRLSLGFDFYYDMLRDMLTVMSAQLGSPITTGGAFTEQNFSSIDAWGYEAKLQWRDKINNDLRYSIGINFGHGYNKVVKYFDSNYRYPADIRMKEGESTIRPSYGYKVWRETSGGDGILRTQEDIDNYWEYLSQNSAAAGSDGAYYFGATDKSQMRLGNLAYQDRYGKPAEDGSMTEADGRIGEDGSQDFYELEKANSRHGFVTNLGVTYKSFRLKTQISTSWGGVRYIDRVQSYTDEFFWNPESFWADMYSPDTPMVGSYPISSESGNLRESDFWTVNSFRCFIRNISLSYDLPKNWMNSIGVERAAFTLTGYNMWDFYNPYPDKYRNMYDSSTSGYPTLRSWSLGVNVSF
- a CDS encoding RagB/SusD family nutrient uptake outer membrane protein, yielding MKNILKHIILGLAFLTILNSCSDEFLREAGPIDRFGDDIFKSESLMDRHLATLYSYYFAGFNSPDRHLVGYYTNMPSRLTDERGGGISSYKWIQTNASFSSGDDSMFPSYIGPDRLGSSITNYSYDRIRYVTDVLEKIDSYSDGALSESYINKVKGQMYYLRGIQYYDLMKVYGGVPIITTVQTSSSDDPSIKIPRSSTGETVAQIIADLDSAATLLPGTWNNPAENYGRPTSCSAMAQKVRVLLTYASPLFNSNWEDAGRWQDVINAGLEAEAALQAEGYGLYGNSIKDWEEMLSASSYDAPGNMEAIVIQLLNAPESGSSNAYQNGWENSLRLPSQGGNSGVAVPRDMIDLFPMASGARPTPANGYDSFKFFLNRDPRFYRTFAFNGVIWPYQENTKDTLYTYMWQSGQSNYFAGENNDIASPVFVRKMSGDADASSENYDLSGINIMEYRYAEFLLIMAEAYAGVGNTGMTAQYINRVRNRVGAGEVDKPGTKMEAFNAVLYERQVELAYEGKRFWDMHRWMLFNDGGDNVISTNATCSKIGVKPLKGGARRGYFLKYTGTVSGKDDPIAEEDLVAANPNSEDFQNQLEDLAEWYDANFEEAELTNYMDQYLQEQNVYTWNNNYYVSGFRSNLLTQNDWLEQTKGWDDASGSPGIFDFRGE